A section of the Deltaproteobacteria bacterium genome encodes:
- a CDS encoding NADH-quinone oxidoreductase subunit I yields the protein MEAPRLTLAERLYLPQVVQGVAVTTRHFVRNLVLHTLHLFGLARDRRAAVTTQYPEERKPYSEGFRGAHRLTLKPDGSVRCTACFLCATACPARCINIEAGEHPDPEVEKYPVRYEIDTLQCIYCGMCVEACPCDAIRMDTFVHPRVWGYRREDFIETKAVLMERSRILEERGRDALMEDLQRAYQEGRDIGPAVEPPRT from the coding sequence GTGGAGGCCCCCCGCCTGACGCTCGCCGAGCGCCTCTACCTGCCGCAGGTGGTGCAGGGTGTCGCCGTCACGACGCGGCATTTCGTGCGCAACCTGGTCCTCCACACGCTCCATCTCTTCGGGCTCGCGCGCGACAGGCGGGCCGCCGTGACCACGCAGTACCCCGAGGAGCGCAAGCCCTACAGCGAGGGCTTCCGCGGCGCGCACCGGCTCACGCTCAAGCCCGACGGCTCGGTGCGCTGCACGGCGTGCTTCCTCTGCGCGACCGCGTGCCCGGCCAGGTGCATCAACATCGAGGCCGGCGAGCACCCCGATCCCGAGGTGGAGAAATACCCCGTGCGCTATGAGATCGACACGCTCCAGTGCATCTACTGCGGGATGTGCGTGGAGGCCTGCCCGTGCGACGCCATCCGCATGGACACGTTCGTCCACCCACGGGTATGGGGCTACCGGCGCGAGGACTTCATCGAGACGAAGGCCGTCCTCATGGAGCGCTCCCGCATCCTCGAGGAGCGCGGGCGGGACGCGCTCATGGAGGACCTGCAGCGGGCGTACCAGGAGGGGCGGGACATCGGTCCGGCCGTGGAGCCGCCGCGCACGTGA
- the moeB gene encoding molybdopterin-synthase adenylyltransferase MoeB, whose amino-acid sequence MAKTYKQIMDEARQLVPEVSPEQVKARLDKGEHPVVLDVREKEEVRQGYVPGAISLPRGFLEMRVEEAVPDKNAPIVAYCAGGTRSLLAGRILKELGYANVVSMRGGFTAWKNQGLPVKEDRQFTAEQQIRYSRHFLLPEVGEAGQAKLLGAKVLCIGAGGLGSPAAFYLAAAGVGTLGIVDMDVVDLSNLQRQILHTNDRIGMPKTESARLTLEALNPDVKVVEFRERLSSENALRIFEQFDIVVNGSDNFPTRYLANDACVMLKKPLVDGAIWQFEGQATVFHPPHGPCYRCLFPEPPPPGAVPSCAEAGVLGVLPGIVGCVQALEAIKLILGQGTPLIGRMMHFETLSGEVRMLRLRRDPKCAVCGERPTVTKLIDYEMFCGLGSGNGAGPDGGHQPEAPEPAAAP is encoded by the coding sequence ATGGCCAAGACCTACAAGCAGATCATGGACGAGGCACGGCAGCTCGTCCCCGAGGTGTCCCCCGAGCAGGTGAAGGCCCGGCTCGACAAGGGAGAGCACCCGGTCGTACTCGACGTGCGCGAGAAGGAAGAGGTCCGCCAGGGCTACGTGCCCGGCGCGATCTCGCTCCCGCGCGGCTTCCTCGAGATGCGGGTCGAGGAAGCGGTGCCGGACAAGAACGCCCCCATCGTCGCCTACTGCGCGGGCGGCACGCGCTCGCTGCTGGCGGGCCGCATCCTGAAGGAGCTCGGCTACGCGAACGTGGTCTCCATGCGCGGCGGTTTCACGGCGTGGAAGAACCAGGGCCTGCCGGTGAAGGAGGACCGCCAGTTCACCGCCGAGCAGCAGATCCGCTACAGCCGCCACTTCCTCCTCCCCGAGGTGGGCGAGGCCGGGCAGGCGAAGCTCCTCGGCGCCAAGGTGCTCTGCATCGGCGCGGGCGGCCTCGGCTCGCCGGCGGCGTTCTACCTGGCCGCGGCGGGCGTCGGCACGCTCGGCATCGTCGACATGGACGTGGTCGACCTCTCGAACCTCCAGCGCCAGATCCTGCACACCAACGACCGCATCGGCATGCCGAAGACCGAGTCGGCGCGGCTCACGCTCGAGGCCCTCAACCCCGACGTCAAGGTGGTCGAGTTCCGCGAGCGGCTGTCCTCCGAGAACGCGCTCCGCATCTTCGAGCAGTTCGACATCGTGGTGAACGGCTCTGACAACTTCCCCACGCGCTACCTCGCCAACGACGCGTGCGTCATGCTGAAGAAGCCCCTCGTCGACGGCGCCATCTGGCAGTTCGAGGGGCAGGCGACCGTCTTCCACCCGCCGCACGGGCCGTGCTACCGCTGCCTCTTCCCCGAGCCGCCGCCCCCCGGGGCCGTGCCGTCGTGCGCCGAGGCGGGCGTGCTCGGCGTGCTCCCCGGGATCGTCGGCTGTGTGCAGGCGCTCGAGGCGATCAAGCTGATCCTCGGCCAGGGCACGCCGCTCATCGGCCGCATGATGCACTTCGAGACGCTCTCCGGCGAGGTGCGCATGCTCCGGCTCCGCCGTGATCCCAAGTGCGCGGTGTGCGGCGAGCGGCCGACGGTGACCAAGCTGATCGACTACGAGATGTTCTGCGGGCTCGGGAGCGGGAACGGCGCCGGCCCGGACGGTGGCCACCAGCCCGAGGCGCCCGAGCCCGCCGCCGCGCCCTGA
- a CDS encoding Zn-dependent alcohol dehydrogenase: MKAAVYDGNSTALSLEEVQPNPPGPRDVIVEIGASGVCHSDLSIMRGYVPVPPGMVLGHEGAGRVVEVGPEVSRVKKGDRVIASFVPACGACWHCLREQTELCEREPEVSMQVRGTRPDGNPYFCMTGLGTFAKVMTVDEASVVKVETDLPDAQLALIGCGVTTGVGAALNTAKVRPGSTVAVLGCGGVGQAVIQGARIAGAGRIIAIDPQELKRKTAKQLGATDVLDPSKGDPVEQVKALTGGRGADYGFEVIGLPETILTTYNLARRGGEVIIVGMARFDAQFTLPAFGIFYEEKTVKGCKYGSAQVRRDFPRFVELIETRRLDTSAMVSKTIRLEGVNDAFRAMEAGEVIRSVIT; this comes from the coding sequence ATGAAAGCGGCTGTCTACGACGGAAATTCCACCGCCCTGTCCCTCGAGGAGGTGCAGCCCAACCCGCCCGGCCCGCGCGACGTCATCGTCGAGATCGGAGCGAGCGGCGTCTGCCACTCGGACCTGTCGATCATGCGCGGCTACGTCCCCGTCCCGCCGGGCATGGTGCTCGGCCACGAGGGCGCGGGACGCGTCGTCGAGGTCGGCCCTGAGGTGTCGCGCGTGAAGAAGGGCGACCGGGTCATCGCGTCCTTCGTGCCCGCGTGCGGCGCCTGCTGGCACTGCTTGCGCGAGCAGACCGAGCTCTGCGAGCGCGAGCCCGAGGTCTCGATGCAGGTGCGCGGGACCCGGCCTGACGGCAACCCGTACTTCTGCATGACCGGCCTCGGCACGTTCGCCAAGGTGATGACGGTCGACGAGGCGTCCGTGGTGAAGGTCGAGACCGATCTCCCGGACGCGCAGCTCGCGCTCATCGGGTGCGGCGTCACGACCGGCGTCGGCGCGGCGCTCAACACGGCGAAGGTGAGGCCGGGCTCCACAGTCGCGGTCCTCGGCTGCGGCGGTGTCGGCCAGGCGGTCATCCAGGGCGCGCGCATCGCAGGCGCCGGCCGCATCATCGCGATCGACCCTCAGGAGCTCAAGCGAAAGACCGCGAAGCAACTCGGCGCGACGGACGTCCTCGACCCGTCGAAGGGCGACCCGGTCGAGCAGGTGAAAGCCCTCACCGGCGGGCGGGGCGCCGACTACGGCTTCGAGGTGATCGGGCTCCCGGAGACCATCCTGACCACCTACAACCTCGCGCGCCGCGGCGGCGAGGTGATCATCGTCGGCATGGCGCGCTTCGACGCGCAGTTCACGCTGCCCGCGTTCGGCATCTTCTACGAGGAGAAGACCGTGAAAGGCTGCAAGTACGGCTCGGCGCAGGTACGGCGCGACTTCCCGCGCTTCGTCGAGCTGATCGAGACCCGCCGTCTCGACACCTCCGCGATGGTGTCGAAGACCATCAGGCTCGAGGGCGTGAACGACGCCTTTCGGGCGATGGAAGCGGGCGAGGTGATCCGGAGCGTCATCACCTGA
- the polX gene encoding DNA polymerase/3'-5' exonuclease PolX — protein sequence MRNAELARVFRDIAAYLDMDDVPFKPRAYEKAAQAIESHDRPLEQLYRAGGVKALLEIPGIGASMAEKLEELIATGKCKLREEYHRRMPVDLAALTALEGVGPKGVKVLYQRLRVRTLADLEAAARAGKVRALPHFGEKSEQNILKALAFVQTSGQRTPLAAVRPVIDELAAALARAPGVTRVEVAGSIRRRKETVGDADLLVLARKAEAAIAAFAKLAAVARVLGQGETKCSVKLRDGLQVDLRVVPEESFGAALLYFTGSKAHNVALRQLAMKKGWKLNEYGLFRGTRRIAGRTEEDIFDRLGLAWIPPELREDQGEIDAARAGTLPRLVEAGDLRGDLQTQTNWTDGADSLEAMARAARDAGLEYIAITDHTVSLAMTGGCDARKLRRQMREIERLNAKLDGIRVLTGAEVNINRDGTLDIDDETLARLDVVGIAIHSHFNLPRGEQTNRIIRAMRNPHADILFHPTGRVMQKREPYDVDIEAVIAAARETGTVLELDAYPDRLDLRDEHVRRATEAGVPIVIDSDAHSVKHLGFPRTYGVEQARRGWATATDVLNTRPVEAFLAGLKGGTPRARRPA from the coding sequence GGCGATCGAGTCGCACGACCGGCCGCTCGAGCAGCTCTACCGCGCGGGCGGCGTGAAGGCCCTGCTCGAGATTCCCGGTATCGGCGCCTCGATGGCCGAGAAGCTGGAGGAGCTGATCGCAACGGGAAAGTGCAAGCTGCGCGAGGAGTACCACCGCCGCATGCCGGTCGATCTGGCCGCGCTGACCGCGCTCGAGGGCGTGGGGCCGAAGGGGGTGAAGGTCCTCTACCAGCGGCTCCGTGTGCGCACGCTCGCCGACCTGGAAGCCGCGGCGCGCGCCGGCAAGGTCCGCGCCCTCCCCCACTTCGGCGAGAAGAGCGAGCAGAATATCCTGAAGGCACTCGCCTTCGTGCAGACGAGCGGGCAGCGCACGCCGCTCGCCGCCGTGCGGCCCGTGATCGACGAGCTGGCCGCGGCGCTCGCGCGCGCGCCGGGTGTGACGCGCGTCGAGGTCGCGGGCTCGATCCGCCGCCGCAAGGAGACGGTCGGCGATGCCGACCTCCTGGTCCTCGCACGCAAGGCCGAGGCGGCGATCGCCGCTTTCGCGAAGCTGGCGGCGGTGGCGCGCGTGCTCGGCCAGGGCGAGACCAAGTGCAGCGTGAAGCTCCGCGACGGGCTGCAGGTGGACCTGCGCGTCGTGCCCGAGGAGAGCTTCGGAGCGGCGCTCCTCTACTTCACGGGGAGCAAGGCGCACAACGTCGCCCTCCGGCAGCTCGCCATGAAGAAGGGCTGGAAGCTGAACGAGTATGGCCTGTTCCGCGGCACGCGGCGGATCGCGGGTCGGACCGAGGAGGATATCTTCGACCGCCTCGGCCTCGCCTGGATCCCGCCCGAGCTGCGCGAGGACCAGGGCGAGATCGACGCGGCGCGCGCGGGCACGCTCCCCCGCCTGGTCGAGGCGGGCGATCTGCGCGGCGACCTCCAGACGCAGACCAACTGGACCGACGGCGCCGACTCGCTGGAAGCGATGGCCCGCGCGGCGCGGGACGCCGGCCTCGAGTACATCGCCATCACCGACCACACCGTGAGCCTCGCCATGACGGGCGGCTGCGACGCCAGGAAGCTCCGCCGCCAGATGCGCGAGATCGAACGCCTCAACGCAAAGCTCGACGGCATCCGGGTCCTCACGGGCGCCGAGGTCAACATCAATCGGGACGGCACGCTCGACATCGACGACGAGACTCTCGCCCGGCTCGACGTGGTCGGCATCGCGATCCATTCGCACTTCAACCTCCCGCGCGGGGAGCAGACCAACCGAATCATCCGCGCCATGCGCAACCCGCACGCCGACATCCTCTTCCACCCGACCGGCCGTGTGATGCAGAAGCGCGAGCCCTACGACGTCGACATCGAGGCGGTGATCGCCGCTGCCAGGGAGACCGGCACCGTGCTCGAGCTCGACGCCTACCCCGACCGGCTCGACCTGCGCGACGAGCACGTGCGGCGCGCGACCGAGGCCGGCGTTCCCATCGTCATCGACTCGGACGCGCACAGCGTGAAGCACCTCGGCTTCCCGCGCACCTACGGCGTAGAGCAGGCCCGCCGCGGCTGGGCGACCGCGACGGACGTGCTCAATACGCGGCCGGTGGAGGCGTTCCTCGCCGGGCTGAAGGGTGGGACGCCGCGGGCGCGGCGTCCCGCCTGA